A portion of the Candida dubliniensis CD36 chromosome R, complete sequence genome contains these proteins:
- a CDS encoding metallothionein expression activator, putative (Similar to S. cerevisiae ACE2), producing MNKFDLFDDYSTKGSAIPLPNENFDQLFLSSEPNDIEFLFNETLMGLQDLDVPSGYGVSQNTINNDFHHTPNKSKSHSRQYSGTAIFGFADHNRDLSINGVSNDLYKQSNKVISTQSVSPGELLKRARASPTPTPTTVPATAQDILDFNFEEKPILLLEEDELEEEKHKQQERMMTQSSPLKRVTTPRQSPFVQQSQTMKQRKSHKTDEYIVANENPNSYKFPPSPSPPAKRQQYPPSSPIPYNPKPDPVGGNSYSAKYLQSLNKTQQVEYVDDIEPFLQDDTNNMKYIPIPIQEPMSYQKQKPMTPPLQSQKVSQPVEPLKASQPQPKQQQQLNNEQGKEFNANFNFNTFLPPPTPPNLINGSPDWNSSPEPLSPSPGRLQPPQQISPVHQNLGAMGNNINFYTPMYYESPVHSELAQQQQQNQPELQNTYQQIKHIQQQQQMLQHQLHTQNNQQQQQQQQQQQQQQQQQRPIQFQNQNKIPYSQQNQFSPTHSNLNLSPAKQLNPDAISMHLSPLKKQLPNTPTKQPPVTIEWSPVISPNSKQPLHKQIKESSPRRRIKKTSLLPPGELDNYWTGPDKDKIYTCTYKNCGKKFTRRYNVRSHIQTHLSDRPFGCQFCPKRFVRQHDLNRHVKGHIEARYSKCPCGKEFARLDALRKHQDRNICVGGNKNAISKPTKKKGTNNCQQQVPSTDIVVERIEKQLLQEDNSLTDEFLVLQ from the coding sequence atgaataaatttgaCTTGTTTGATGATTACTCGACCAAAGGGTCAGCTATCCCTCTTCccaatgaaaattttgacCAATTGTTCTTAAGCTCGGAACCcaatgatattgaatttttatttaatgaaacGTTGATGGGGTTACAAGATTTAGATGTTCCTTCTGGGTATGGAGTTTCCCAAAATAccattaataatgatttccACCACACACCAAATAAGTCAAAGTCTCACAGTAGGCAATACAGTGGAACAGcaatttttggttttgcCGACCACAATAGAGATTTATCCATAAATGGTGTCAGCAATGACTTGTACAAACAATCCAATAAAGTCATTAGCACACAGTCTGTATCACCTGGCGAGTTGTTGAAACGTGCAAGAGCTTCACCAACgccaacaccaacaactGTACCGGCTACTGCTCAAGACATTTtagattttaattttgaagaaaaaccAATTTTGTTACTTGAAGAGGATGAGcttgaagaagaaaaacacaaacaacaagaaagaatGATGACACAACTGTCTCCGTTAAAAAGAGTAACCACTCCTAGGCAATCGCCATTTGTCCAACAATCTCAAACCATGAAACAGAGAAAGTCACACAAGACAGACGAGTACATTGTTGCCAATGAGAATCCCAATTCGTACAAATTTCCACCATCACCTTCACCGCCTGCCAAACGTCAACAGTATCCACCGTCCTCTCCAATACCATATAATCCAAAACCTGATCCAGTTGGTGGCAATTCTTATTCTGCAAAATACTTGCAGTCTTTAAACAAAACCCAGCAAGTTGAAtatgttgatgatattgaacCGTTTTTGCAGGACGATACGAATAACATGAAGTATATTCCAATTCCTATACAAGAACCCATGCTGTACCAAAAACAGAAACCAATGACACCTCCATTACAATCACAAAAGGTTTCTCAACCGGTAGAACCATTAAAGGCatcacaaccacaaccaaaacaacaacagcaactaAATAATGAACAGGGTAAAGAATTTAATgctaatttcaatttcaacacTTTCTTACCCCCACCGACTCCACccaatttgattaatggATCTCCTGATTGGAACTCATCACCAGAACCGCTTTCTCCCTCTCCAGGAAGATTGCAGCCACCACAACAGATATCCCCAGTTCACCAGAATCTAGGTGCTATGGGTAACAATATCAACTTTTATACACCCATGTATTACGAGCTGCCTGTACACTCTGAACTAgcacaacaacagcaacaaaaCCAGCCTGAATTACAAAACACTTATCAACAGATTAAACacattcaacaacaacagcaaatGCTACAACACCAGCTTCATACTCaaaacaaccaacaacaacaacaacaacaacaacaacagcaacaacaacaacaacagcaacgtccaattcaattccaGAATCAGAATAAGATTCCTTACTcacaacaaaatcaattctcACCTACGCATTCCAATTTAAACTTGTCTCCTGCAAAACAACTTAATCCAGATGCAATTTCCATGCATTTATCACctttgaaaaaacaattacCAAACACACCAACGAAGCAACCCCCTGTCACCATTGAATGGAGTCCAGTTATATCACCAAACTCAAAACAACCATTAcacaaacaaatcaaagaatCGTCACCACGACGCCGAATCAAAAAGACCTCATTGTTGCCACCAGGTGAATTGGATAACTATTGGACAGGACCAGATAAAGACAAAATATATACCTGTACCTACAAAAACTGTGGGAAAAAATTCACTCGTCGATATAATGTGCGAAGTCATATTCAAACACATTTAAGTGATCGTCCATTTGGTTGTCAGTTCTGTCCCAAAAGATTTGTTAGACAACATGATTTGAATCGTCACGTGAAAGGACACATTGAAGCCAGATATAGTAAATGTCCTTGTGGTAAAGAGTTTGCTAGATTAGATGCTTTGAGAAAGCACCAGGATCGAAATATTTGTGTTGGTGGGAATAAAAATGCCATTAGTAAACctacaaagaaaaaggggACTAATAACTGTCAACAGCAAGTGCCTAGTACAGATATAGTAGTTGAGAGAATAGAAAAACAGTTGCTACAGGAAGATAACAGTCTTACTGACGAGTTTTTGGTGTTGCAATAG